GCAAGAAGGGGATTCCTGCAGACTATTAACCTCTCTCCAGGATAATCGGGTGAGTCTATCTCAAGAAGGTCTCTCTCGTCAAATAAGCTAAGCTGTAACTCCCCATTCTCGTAGAGACTCTTAATCGTAGGCCCTCTGAAGGCACTAATCCAGTCAACTCCACCGAGAGCCTTCAATCCGTCTATCTGTCCCTGCGTTAATATCCCTCTGTCTCCAACCACGACGAACCTTTCTACTTTGAATTCTTTTCTTACCTTCTCTACCTGTTCCCCTATCGTTTTGGTATCACTCGTACAGCCCGGATATACCTGTATGGAAATGGGTATACCCTTAGAATCCGTCATGAGTCCATAGACTATCTGTTTCTTTCCCTTCTTCCTGTCTCTGTTATAACCATAACTCGAAAGCTCACAATGACTTCCTTCATAGTAACTCGAAGAGACTTCGTAAAGAACAAGACCACCTTCGCTTAAATGTCTCTGCGCAAGTTTCCTTTCTATCGTCTCTTGCCTTTGGAGCAACCAGTCCAGAGCAATATATAACTCATCTTCATCTGCATCTTCCACAGAGAACTCTTCTGGAATAGTGGTGTTGTCCCACCAGCGTATTGTGGAAAGCTTAGTCTGAGGGTTTATTATCCTTGCAGCTATCATCGCCTCTACCAGATTGCTTTCTCTACTCCTTCGAGAAGAAAGCAATTTGGAAATACCCAGATCCTCCATTACCTTCTTTATCACGGCAACATTACCATGTGCCCTCGAACGAGTAATCTCTATAGCCTCTTCGGAAGGAAGGAAGACTCTTCCCTGGAGACTCTCTTTGACTAATTTTCTAGTAACTTCTGGCAATTCAGTAAGATTGGCTATTGTTTGCTGTTTCACCTTACCGTCTTCGCGATAACTTCTTCTGAGAAGATAAGTGAAGTATTCTCTGTCCTTGTACTTACTCACAATCTTCGCTAAATAAAGGCCTTTAGGCTTGCTCTTCATAACAGAATGATAACACAAAGGAAAGAGTGAAGTCAATTAACAATTGACTACTTACTGTCTACACTTTCACAACATTTATTTGTCTTTTTCTCTCTGACAAAGGATTTCATTCATTTCCTGTCGGGGAACTTCAGCTTAAAGAGAAGAGTTCTTGCAAACTCCCCTATCCCATCTTGTGGGCAATGTATTCTCTGCTTACGCAGCGGTCGCCGTCATACGGGAAGTCTTACAGGTTTTTACCCTTACTGGTTTCTAAACACTGTAGATGAATATTCGCAAGGAATCGGTTCGTTTGCTATTTTGTTTATCTTCATTTCGGTTGTTAGCGTGGCTTTTGTCATGGCAGGTTATCTTATTGATTGTAATAAACCATCTTTCTTTTCACAAAACCGTTGAGACGAGTAGCCTGATCATGATGCCGCACACAAGGATCCCCGGCTAAAGAGAGGTAAGTAGCTTGAATCTCTCTTGGTACTGGTCGAAAGCAAGTCTGAGCAAACAATAAAGAGGAGGGCATAGGCCCCCTCTCTAGATGCATATTCTCACACTCAGCGATTACCCAGGCCTCTTCGTAGTCCTCTTCCTCCGCCAAAGGCCTTTTCGTTTTCGCAAGTGCCGGCCCTCAAACGTTTGTGAAACATCTCCCCTTCGTTCGGGCAAAGGTCATTGACGGTGTCTCCATCCTCGTCAACAAAACGCGGGCATTCTTCAGGAGCAAGTTTAGAACCTTTGTTTCCTCTGAGTTGCTGGCCAACAGCATACGTGAGAGTTGCTATCAGAAGAAGTACAACTGCGATTATGACTACTTTCTTCATCCCTGTGCACCTCCCTTCGTCCAAGCAATACAAGTTATTTTACAATTCATTCCTTAGAGTTTCCTTAGATTTGGCTTTCAAAGAAAAAGGATAATCTACACACTTCTGGTAAGAGAATATGAGATTCCGCTTTCAGCTTCATTGTCTGTCAAGAGTATCATTCCCATCTGAGAAGACGACATCTGACGGTTCCGGTCGAGAAGGAAAAATGCGTATTCTACTTGTAATTCTTAGGCTCCCAAAACATCTGCCTGAATGGCAATGCTCGTCCAGAATAAAAGCATAGTGCCAGCTTTATATCAGAAAACAAGACTTAAGGTCTCTAACTACTGTGTCGTATTCTCGCAAAAGTGTTTTTCGTAGCTTCTTCCGGAAGAAAGCTCTGGCAAAGACTATTCTCAACCCTTTCAAGGTCCTGACTTTTCGGCATTTCTTTTTCTGCAGAGAATTAGGTGATACCATCCATTAGTACTCTGAGTTTTCAGTACTTGCTTATATGAGACCTGTCATCTGATTTTCGCTGAAAAGCCCTCAGTGAACTGAATCAAATCGAAAGTCAACGTTTTTCTCATAGTCTCACAGTACTAAAGAACCGTAACCTTCGAAGAATGGGAACTTTGCGGAAGACTTTCCGGACTGAAGTCTGCTTCACTTCATATCAAAGTCTTCGAATTTTCGAGAGTCGGCCGAAATCTCTGGAAAGGCTTCTCAAAACAATTTCGAGTATCCTTCGAATTACTTCGAGCGTCCAGTGGGAATTGGATTAATTAAGGTACTTCGTGGATCCTTTGTTTTGCAGAACACCGTCTGTAGTTTAGTGATTTACTTCGATTCTGGACAGCAAATACCTATTGGTTCAAACAGCCTGCTCATCTATGGATGCGCTCTAAAGAGAAAATCGCCTCCGTTCGGTCTAGATTGCCTCTCTCTGATCACAATCAGAAATAACAAGGCTTAGATAACTGAAAAGAAGAATGTATAATGTTAACGTTAACAGTTAACGTTAACAAGTGAAAGGGGGATCATCAGTCTTGAAGAGAGCCACCTTGCGAGAAGTTGCACAGAAGGCGGGCACATCTATGATGACCGTATCCAGAGTGATAAATTCTAGGGATTCTGTGAGCGACGAGACCAGAGAGAGAGTATTAAGAGCCATAAAGGAGCTCGGGTACGAACCTCACAAGGATGCCAGAATTCTCAGGGGCGGGAAAGCGGGGAGAATCGGAATTGTGGTCTCAGACATTAGAAACCCCTTCTATTCGCAGGTGGTTGGAGATCTTGAAGACCTTGCAGAAGAGAACAATATGGCTGTTATTGTATCGGACACGAGCAAGAGGCTTGACCAGGAAAAGAAGGCGATAAAGTCGCTTCTCGACATCAAGGTTGATGCCATAGTAGTTGCTCCTGAAGGATATGAAAGCGCTCATCTAATAGATGTGATAAGTTCCGGAACAGAAGTAGTATCTTTCGGAGTTCATTTTGAAAATGAAGAGATTTCCGAGGTTTCGATCGATGAGATTTCTGGTGCGTCGAAGGCCGGTGCCTATCTTAGGAGCGCTGGAATTAGTGATGCTGTAATGATCATGGGAAATCCGCGAAAGTTCACTACAAGAGGAAGAATGAAAGGATTTCGAAAAGGTTTTGGAGAAGTATCCGAGGATAAGGTTTTGTATTGTGAAGTAGACTGGAAAGCATCTTGCAGAAGGGTTAAGGAACTACACAAGCTTCCAGAAGCCTTCTTCTGTTATAACGACATGATGGCTCTGGGGGTGATGAAGGCATTGGAAGAGAGAGGAGTGAAGCTTGGAAGTGAAGTTAGAGTAATCGGCTATGACGATGTATATATGGCCGAAATAGCAGGAATAACTACTTTAAGAATTCCGATTCGAAGCATGGTGGAAGAAGCCTTCAAAACTATATTGGGTGAAGATGTCAGAAAAATAGTCTTCACCCCGGAATTCATACAGCGCAAGAGTGCGTAAACAGGAGGTGGCGAAAGTGAAAAGAGTCTTACTAACTGTTCTGCTAGTTTCATTGGCTCTGGTTGGCTTGGGGGTTCAAAAACTTGTTGTTAATTCCTACATGTCCGACCCGGAACCGAAGAGAGTGTTTGGGGAACTAGTACAGCAATTCGAATCCATGTACCCCGATTTTGAGGTAACCGTCAACACATTTGCTCACGAAGATTTCAAAGTGCTCCTAAGAACCTGGCTTACTTCATCTAATCCGCCAGACGTTGTCACCTGGTTTGCAGGAGAGAGAATGAGATACTTTGCCAGCAAGGATCTCCTGGAACCAATTGGCGATATTTTCGAGAATGGTTTCGAAGCTGACTTCCCAAAGGCCTTTGTAAGTGCTTCCAGTTATGGTGACGAAATCTATTTCCTGCCACAATCATGGTATTGGTGGGGCGTGTACTATAGGAAATCCATTTTCGAAGAGCTTGGGATTACTGTTCCCGTAACTTGGAAGCAATTCTTGGATGTCTGCGAGACTTTCAAGACAAACAACATGATCCCGATAACTATAGGAACGAAGTATCTCTGGACAGCAGCCGGGGTCTTTGATTACCTCAACATGAGAGTAAACGGAATTGACTATGCGCTTAAGCTTACAAATGGGGAAATCCCCTACACGGATGATGGAATGAAGGAGGTTTTCGCTTACTGGAAACAGCTTGTCGAAAACGGTTATTTCATTGAGGATGCAACATCCTACACATGGCAGGAAGCCGCCACTTATCTCTTCACAGGTGAAGCAGGCATGTACCTGATGGGGCAGTTCATAAAGGATGTTGCTCCACCTGATGTGAAGGATGATCTTGACTTCTTCAGGTTCCCGGTCATTGACGGGAATGTAGGTCTGTTCGAGGATACACCAATCGACGGCTTCATGATGCCGGCAAATGCCAAGAACAAAGAGGCAGGCAAGACATTCCTCAAATTCATCGCTTCGAAGGAAGCGCAAGAATACTTTGCCACGGAACTTGGAAGATTGGCTGCCAATAAGCATGTTCCCGCACCGGACGACCATGCTAAGAAAGGCCTGGAAATGATACTTTCATCTGACGGAGTAATGCAGTTCTATGATCGAGATACTGATCCAGAAATGGCTAATGCGGGTATGAACGGCTTTGTGGAATTCATGACCTTCCCTTCCAGACTCGATACGATTCTGAAGAACCTCGAAGCAGAACGAAACAGAATATACAAATAAGGCTTCTGTACAGGGTGGGTCCGCAGGACCCACCCTTCATTTGGAGGAAATAATGAGAAGCAAGAGATGGGTTCCATGGGCTTTCCTTGCCCTTCCTCTTACGATGTATTCTATATGGGTCATATATCCCTTGATCAGTACGCTTCTTCTCAGCTTCACCAGCTGGGACGGGGTCTCGATGTCCAAAGATATTATCGGCCTGGACAACTTCAGAGAGTTGTTCAGAGACCCATATTTTATTGTTTCATTGATCAACAATATTAAGTGGCTGATTGGATTTGCGGTGGTATGTGTACCTGCGGGCCTGGGGATTGCTCTTCTGCTTGACCAAGGCTTCAAGGGAAACAAAGTGTACAAGACACTAATCTACCTTCCTATGACCCTTTCCTTCGTTGTCATTGGACAAATCTGGTCCTGGATTCTCGAGCCTAGAAACGGCGTTTTGAACAGTCTTTTGGCGTTGCTGGGATTCAAAGGTGTTTCGTGGTTGAGCGACCCCTCCGTGGTAACCTACTCTCTGATAATGGCAGCGTCTTGGAGGCAGATCTCTTACGCTATGGTTCTTTTTCTTGCCGGGCTAAAGGGTGTTCCGAAAGAACTGGTCGAAGCTGCCACGGTTGATGGCGCTGGTCCCTGGAAGAGATTCTGGAATGTCGTTCTTCCGATGCTCAAGCCCGCGACCGTTGTGGCTGTTACAGTAAGCGTTATCGATTCTCTCAGGGCTTTCGATATTGTCTATGTTCTGACACGCGGTGGACCTTTCTACTCATCATCTGTGATGGCGAATTACATGTACATTAAGGCATTCAACAATTACAGGATGGGCTACGGATCATCAATTGCAACAATTCAGTTCTTGATTACTCTGGTATTCATTGTGGTATATATGCGGAATGTGTTGAAAAAGGAGGTCGGAAACGAATGAAGAAGACCCTTTTCTACATATTCGCCACCCTCCTGGTGCTAGTCTGGCTAATGCCTTTTGTCATAACGATGTTTACTTCACTGAAAAGCATGGATGAACTCATGATGGGAAGAAGATGGTGGGAACCACCAAAAGAACTAAGATTCGAGAATTACGCAACTGCTTGGCAGGACGCGAATATGGGCCGGTACTTCATGAACACCTTCATAATTACGGTACCATCCGTTCTTGGCGCTCTGTTCCTTTCCAGTCTAGGTGCATTCGCGCTGGCATGGTACGATTTCAGACTTTCCAAAACTATTTTGATGATCTTTGTCGGAGGTATGCTGATTCCTTTTCAGATGCTTTTGATACCCGTATATCGTATGTCGATCTCTTTCGGAATCTACGATAGCTATATCGGTGTTATTCTCTTTCATATTGCATTTCAGCTTGGTTTCTGCACGTTCTTCCTGAGAAACTTCATGAAGACAATTCCTGCAAGTATATTCGACGCCGCGATGATTGACGGAGCGGGTCACTTCTTGATATACAGAAGAATCGTTTTGCCTCTCGTAGTACCTGCTATGGCAGCTTTGGGAATTCTCGAGTTCACATGGATATGGAACGACTATCTTTGGTCTCTAATACTGATACAAAGCGACAGATTCAAGCCGGTTACCTTGGGTCTTGTCAATCTTCAGGGTCAATGGATTACGAGCTGGAATGTGATGGCTGCAGGGTCTATAATTGCAGCAGTTGTTCCTCTGGTAGTATTCCTTCTTTTCCAGAGGTACTTCATAGAAGGACTTACAGTTGGGAGTGTTAAGGGATGAATTGGTTTGGAGCAGCTTACTATCCGGAGCACTGGCCTCGCGAGCGCTGGAAAGAAGACGTCAAAATGATGAGGGAAATGGGTTTAAACGTGATACGTATAGGAGAGTTCTCCTGGAGCGTAGTCGAAAGAAGAAGAGATGAAATCGATTTTTCCACTCTTGACGAGGTGATTGATCTTCTCGATTCAGAAGGAATAAAGGTAATTATGGGAACTCCTACGTGTGCGCCCCCACCATGGCTGACGAAGAAGTATCCCGAGATACTTCAGAAGGATGTCAATGGACTGGTGATCGCAAGTGGAAGCCGTAGGCATTACTGCTTCAACTCGAAGATCTATCGCGAGGAAACGGCAAGAATAGTCGAGGCTTTTGCAGACCACTTTGGGAAAGACCCCAGGATAGTCGCATGGCAAATCGATAACGAATACGGATGCCATAATTCGACGGTCTGCTATTGTGAAGACTGCGCCGCTTCATTCAGATACTGGCTTAAGAAAAAGTATGGTTCCATCGAGAACCTCAACAGAGCTTGGGGGACTGTCTTTTGGAGTCAGATTTTCAATGAATGGGAAGAGATAGACCCGCCCAGAAGAACTTTGACATCGCCTAACCCTTCGCTGGTACTAGATTATAGGAGGTTTTCCTCTGATTCTGCGATAGATTATCATAATTTGCAGAGAGAAATCATTGAAACGAAGAGCGAGGCGCCAATAACTCATAATCTTATGGTCAATTTCACGGAAATTGACTATAAGAAACTCTCGGACTCCATCGACTTCGTATCTTGGGACAACTACATTGTGGCCGATTATGACCCGGATCTTCAAGCACTTAATCATGACCTGATGCGCTGTCTCAAGAAGCAGCCATTTCTCGTGATGGAGCAACAACCTGGAAGGGTAAATTGGCGCGCGATAAATTCCTCTCACAATGCCGATCAACTGGCATTCTGGGTCAAGCAGTCTTTCGCGCACGGTGCTTTCGGATCTCTCATCTTCAGATTCAGGCAACTGCCATTTGGTGCCGAGCAGTTTCACACAGGTCTTCTGGATTATGACGGCGAACCTACTGAACGTGCAAAGGTTTTTTCAAGAGTCATTCAGGAACTGAGTAACTGGGATGCGGTCGTTCCACAGAGAGAAGCGGCAATTTATTATGATTATGAGAACTTCTGGATAAACGAGACGGACAATCTCAACAATAGATTCGATCTCTTACTCGATGCGATTCTGCCAGTTTACAGGGCAATAAGGAATCTTGGCTACAACGTCGATTTTGTTTTTCCCGGAGACTCGCTGGAAGGGTACTCGGTTGCTTTCGTTCCTTCGAGTCTTAAGCTTGAGCGATGTTTCGTTGAAGAGTTGAAGAGGTTTAGAGGGAAGGTTTTCTTCACGGCACTTACAGATCAAAAAGATGGTCACAATTTCATCAAGAAAAGCGAAGACAGCTTTCTAGAGGAATTGATCGGCATTCGAGTCGGTGATGCCGGCGGGATTGAAGAGACAGTGAAGATATCGTTCGCTGATCGTGTTTTCTCCTGTTCTTTTGTTGCGGAAAGAATCCTCCCAGCGGACGACTGTGAAATACTTGGAGTCTATCTTGACGGGCCATATCCTGGTCATCCCGCCCTGGTAAGGAGCGTGAACAAGTACTACCTGAGTTCAGTTCCCCATACGGAGTTTCTCGAAAGCCTGCTCGTCGAAGCGGGAATCCGAAGGAGATTAGACGGGTTTGGTAGGATCACAAGAACGGAATCTCACACTATCCTTCTGAATTCGTCTTCGCACAAGACAAGGCTGGAAGTTGACGGTATAGCTTATTCCCTCAAAGAATTCGAAGTTCGGAAGATCTGACCTGGACTCTTCGGGAGCAAGGCTCGCTCTCCTTTGTCAGCACATGGATCTGGCAGTTTTCCGGGCCGCATTTCTCAGCTGCCTTCATTCAGATAATTAACTCTGCTCATGAGAAGGCAAATGCTCTCGAAAACCGGCCCTTCTGGAAATCCTTTCTCCCAAACGATCCCAACTGCATTTTCCAAATTGCGTCAGATGATTGTACGCTTCTCCGAAATTCTGGAGAAACTGTTTCGGTTCTCTTCTAGATCGAAGTCAGAGACTCCCAATTATCTGCTGAAACCCAATCTTCAGCTCAGTTATTGACAAGGTAGCCGATTTTTATTGCCTGTTGGAGTCGCTCGATCTCTGTATCATCCTCTTCACCACTCAACTCCATCCCGGAATCCAATTCCCAGAGTTCCAAGTCGGAGACATCGAATACTGTGCCATCGTATGCTACATACCTCTTGTTTTCAGCCATCTCGTTGAATCGAGCAAGCTGTTCGCGAGTAAATACCAGAAGCCCTACCAGATAGGCTCTGTCAAGTATGGCTAACCCATGAGGAGAGTCGGTGAGAATTTCCTTTGTGATATCGTTGCCGGCGAGATGGAGATCGCCCTGATGAGAACCGTTCCGCCAGAAGGATAGCTCAGAGACGTCGTAGACTTTCCCTTCCACGGACACGTATGCTTTTTTGCCGTCATGCCCGTCCATTTTCTTGAGCTTATCAATTGTGATACCAAGTGCCGCAATCACATCGACTCCCGAAATCTTACGGATACCATGCGGAGAGTCTTTCAGCAACTCAGAGGCTAACTCGTTTCCGCCGAGATGAGTACCGAGTTGGTGCGAGCCACTCGGCCACCTGCTGAATCTGGAAAAGTCATAGACCTTACCCTCTACTGCAACGTAGCTCTTTTTGCCGTCCTTGCCGTCTTAACTCTCAAGTTCTTCAAGAGTCACAACCTGCAATCCTACCGACTTGATATCGGAGGTCTTCGCCTCCTTGTGAGGAGAGAGTGTGTTTTCAGTTCGTATGTCAGTTCCTGGCCGGAATTATGGAGTCCCATGTGGTTGCCGGTAGACCAGAGACGCAAAGATGACAGGTCAAAGATTTCTCCTTCTACCAAAACGTAAGCTGAATTGCCGGACTTTTATCGAATTTCGATGATGCTGAATTGTAAACATCGACTCACTTGTCGAGAAGGTTAGAAGGTCAAGATCATTAAGAGAAACATCTTCAAGTCCGGCTAAAGCGATCGATCCTAAGGTGAAAAAGACCAGAACTGAAATTGCGCAAACGAAAAAACTGCTCTCATAGTAAATCTCCTCTTCAATCTGTCAAGGTAGCCGAACGGTAATTAATGAGAGTTATCTTTTCATAAGACAGCCAGAATATACTAGAAATTGCAAAATCAGCGTTTGTTGGTTTGGAAGATGTCATAATGACTGTTCAGTAGAAGAGATGAACTCGAGCGAGACAGTTGAGTTTAGTTCTGTTAATACGTAACCGTTGTATACAGGGAGGGATTTCCCGAGCATTCAGTAAAGAATAGAAGGCCCGTTAGGGCCTCCTATTCTGGAGCATCAATAGTAAATCAGTTCAAGAAGCAAATAGAATGCATTTATACTTTCATAGTATCCGTCAATTTCCCAGTAATAGAGGTCGAAGCTTCCATCATCATACACTTCAAATTGGACGAATACTTCTGCAGGAATACCTCCTAGATCAAAACTCCCATTAAACTCTACAATGTCAAGATCATCGGTAGAGACGAAGTAGTCCCAGTATGCGTCATAGAAGAAGCCATCGAAAGCTTCTCCCAGAGTCATCCAGTTGTAGTAGACGTCGAAATAAGAATTCTTGACTTCTGCGATCTTGGTTGCGAAGATCGAATTAAGCGTAGCGTCAATCATTGTCTCGTCCTGAGTAACATCGTCGATTCCCAGATACTCGATTTCAAATGTTCTCTGCTCGACATCGACCACAAACTGAAAAACCGCTTGTGCCAACCCATTTTCATTGTAGAAAGATCCCACGAATTCTACAACATCTGGATTGTCTGAAGAAACGAAGTAATCCCAGTAACCATCGATGAAAAAGACGCTGAATGATTCTCCGATGAACTTGTCTGGAAAGTCATAGAAGTACCCGTCTTTGACGATCGAAATCGCTACGTCGGCCCTGTCAGGAAGGAAGATCTTCTCAAGGAATGCAAATTGATTTGCGTTGTCTTGTGGGACTCCATTAATCTCCCAGTAGTCCATCAGGAAAGTCGAGTCCTCTTCCTTAACAGAGAAGCGCATCGTAACTGTGGTCGTTTCGTTGTTTTCATCTGTGAAGGTTCCGGTGAATTCTACGAAGTTCTCACTCCCTACTCTGGAGTACTTCCACCTCGTTACCTCGAAGAATGATTCAAATGACTCTCCGATAAGTTTGTCCGGGAAGTTGTTGAAAGTACCCTCTGTCACGATACTAATGAATCTGGCGCTGTCCTGTGGCAGAAGCCTCTGTGAATGTGCAAAACTCGTAATCAACACAGCCAGTAGCAATATGACCATAAACTTCTTCATAAATCAGCCTCCTTTTCCTTTCGACTTGTTCCACGGTGATTTCTTGCACTTGGTTGTTAGAAGTAGTATCAGTTAGCTATCCTGAACCTCTGAATCCTGTTGCCCGACTGCTCAAGAACAAACACGTGTCCATAGCTGCCGAGAGATATATCAATTGGCCTCGAAAAGAAACCGACAGTTGTTCCTGAGCCTCCCCACTCATAAAGAAAGCTTCCTTCTGGATCCAAGACAACAATCTTGCTGGTCATTTTATTTATGTAGATAAGGTTTCCGAGGTGGTCGATTACTGATTCTCCGGGTTGTCCCCAATTTCCAGCATAGCTTGCGGCCCATTCAGCCGAATAATTCCCTTTGCCATCAAACTTCTGGATTCTTCTCACTATATCGTCGGAAATGTAGACGTTCCCCTTTATGTCTACTCCGACACCGGATACCGAAGCAAGATTACCGGGATTCATTGCATCGAACATGTTCACCTTTGCCCCCATCGTCATCAAGAGGGTTCCTTCATTGTCAAAGACCTGAACTCTTTGATTGAATGTATCCCCAATGTATATCTTGTCGGAACCGTCGATTGCCATGAACATCTGACCATCGAACTGACCTGGCTCAGGTCCTTTCGTGCCCCAGGCTTTCACGAATTCGTTCCGGTTGTCAAATTTCTGAACCCTCCCATTCTGGGAGTCTGCAACATAGATGTATCCCTCCGAATCCACTACAACATCATGTGGGAAAAGGAATTCACCGTTTGCGCTTCCATAATTGCCGAAGGAAGCCTTATACTTTCCATTGCTGTCAAAGATCTGGATTCGATGGTTCAAGGTATCGGCCACATAGATCATGCCTTTGTTATCGGAGGCAAGACCATGCGGATCACTTAACTGACCATCGGTGGCGCCCTGAACACCCCAGGACGCCTCATGAATTGCTGAAACCCCAAAGAGTGAAAGAGCTACGAAAAGCCAGACTACCAAGAGAACCAGATTTTTCAAACGATTCACTCCTTCGAGTTTTTTGATTGCTTCTCTCATCTTAGCATTATGAGTACATAAAACGCTCCCCTACAGGACAGTCGTTCCGGCGATTGCTCTTCGTAACGCTTCAATAAATGGGGACGGCAATCTGTAGGGCGCAAAACAAAGTAAAAGAGTGATGCAATGCTTCTACCAATAATCATTGTCTTTGTTTGAAGATTCTGGGCGTTGCGATAGAAACATTCGTGTTCTAAACTATAGATGAGAAATCGAATGTTCTCTGTTTCTCATTATTGTCTTTGATAGTACATCAAGTGGATTATTTCGATACAGAAATCAAACCAAACGAGATTGAATTGGAGGTGCCAAAATTGGCAAAGATGATTAAGAAGAACTACTTACTTGCTCCCGGGCCCACGCCGGTTCCTATCGATGTACTCCTTGAAGGCGCTAGGGATACTATTCACCACAGGACTCCACAGTTCAAGAAGATCTATGAAGATGCAGTAAGCGGTACCAAGAAGGTTTTCAAGACTGAGAACGATCTGTTCATTCTTGCTTCTTCAGGAACAGGTGCCATGGAGATGGCCGTAACGAACATTGTAAATCCTGGCGAGAAAGTCATAGTCTGCAGTGTTGGAAAGTTTGGCGAAAGATGGCTAGAGCTCGCAAAGACTTTCGGTGCAGAGATTGTCTTGATCGAGAGAGAGTATGGGGATTTCTACACACCCGAATTGGTTGAAAAGGCTCTTAATGATAATCCCGATGCGGTTGCGGTTCTGACAACTCTTAGTGAAACATCTACAGGTACCGTAATGGATATCGAAGGCATCAGCAAAGTCGTCAAGAGGGCAGGAAAGCTGATCGCCGTTGATGGTATTAGCGGTCTGGTTGCCGAGCCCTTGCTCACTGACGAATGGGGATTGGACATTGTCGTTTCCGGTTCTCAAAAGGGCTTTATGCTGCCTCC
The nucleotide sequence above comes from Mesotoga sp. UBA6090. Encoded proteins:
- a CDS encoding IS1634 family transposase; the protein is MSKYKDREYFTYLLRRSYREDGKVKQQTIANLTELPEVTRKLVKESLQGRVFLPSEEAIEITRSRAHGNVAVIKKVMEDLGISKLLSSRRSRESNLVEAMIAARIINPQTKLSTIRWWDNTTIPEEFSVEDADEDELYIALDWLLQRQETIERKLAQRHLSEGGLVLYEVSSSYYEGSHCELSSYGYNRDRKKGKKQIVYGLMTDSKGIPISIQVYPGCTSDTKTIGEQVEKVRKEFKVERFVVVGDRGILTQGQIDGLKALGGVDWISAFRGPTIKSLYENGELQLSLFDERDLLEIDSPDYPGERLIVCRNPLLAEERRRTREDLLRASEEKLNKLMRRVASGRLREAGKIGQALGRIENRCKMAKHFIFTIEDGKFDYRRNEESIAFEASLDGFYIIRTSVEKEKLTAEEVVYSCKCLSRVERAFRTLKGVDLKIRPIHHWLEKRVRAHIFLCMLAYYVEWHLRESWKSMIFTDEYADREHVLQAARSESALEKTRKKKLSDGTPVHSFQTLLSEMSTIVCNDARVPAVPEIPSFTIITTPNEVQRKALELVGLKQLSKRRQK
- a CDS encoding LacI family DNA-binding transcriptional regulator, whose protein sequence is MKRATLREVAQKAGTSMMTVSRVINSRDSVSDETRERVLRAIKELGYEPHKDARILRGGKAGRIGIVVSDIRNPFYSQVVGDLEDLAEENNMAVIVSDTSKRLDQEKKAIKSLLDIKVDAIVVAPEGYESAHLIDVISSGTEVVSFGVHFENEEISEVSIDEISGASKAGAYLRSAGISDAVMIMGNPRKFTTRGRMKGFRKGFGEVSEDKVLYCEVDWKASCRRVKELHKLPEAFFCYNDMMALGVMKALEERGVKLGSEVRVIGYDDVYMAEIAGITTLRIPIRSMVEEAFKTILGEDVRKIVFTPEFIQRKSA
- a CDS encoding ABC transporter substrate-binding protein, producing the protein MKRVLLTVLLVSLALVGLGVQKLVVNSYMSDPEPKRVFGELVQQFESMYPDFEVTVNTFAHEDFKVLLRTWLTSSNPPDVVTWFAGERMRYFASKDLLEPIGDIFENGFEADFPKAFVSASSYGDEIYFLPQSWYWWGVYYRKSIFEELGITVPVTWKQFLDVCETFKTNNMIPITIGTKYLWTAAGVFDYLNMRVNGIDYALKLTNGEIPYTDDGMKEVFAYWKQLVENGYFIEDATSYTWQEAATYLFTGEAGMYLMGQFIKDVAPPDVKDDLDFFRFPVIDGNVGLFEDTPIDGFMMPANAKNKEAGKTFLKFIASKEAQEYFATELGRLAANKHVPAPDDHAKKGLEMILSSDGVMQFYDRDTDPEMANAGMNGFVEFMTFPSRLDTILKNLEAERNRIYK
- a CDS encoding carbohydrate ABC transporter permease — encoded protein: MRSKRWVPWAFLALPLTMYSIWVIYPLISTLLLSFTSWDGVSMSKDIIGLDNFRELFRDPYFIVSLINNIKWLIGFAVVCVPAGLGIALLLDQGFKGNKVYKTLIYLPMTLSFVVIGQIWSWILEPRNGVLNSLLALLGFKGVSWLSDPSVVTYSLIMAASWRQISYAMVLFLAGLKGVPKELVEAATVDGAGPWKRFWNVVLPMLKPATVVAVTVSVIDSLRAFDIVYVLTRGGPFYSSSVMANYMYIKAFNNYRMGYGSSIATIQFLITLVFIVVYMRNVLKKEVGNE
- a CDS encoding carbohydrate ABC transporter permease, with amino-acid sequence MKKTLFYIFATLLVLVWLMPFVITMFTSLKSMDELMMGRRWWEPPKELRFENYATAWQDANMGRYFMNTFIITVPSVLGALFLSSLGAFALAWYDFRLSKTILMIFVGGMLIPFQMLLIPVYRMSISFGIYDSYIGVILFHIAFQLGFCTFFLRNFMKTIPASIFDAAMIDGAGHFLIYRRIVLPLVVPAMAALGILEFTWIWNDYLWSLILIQSDRFKPVTLGLVNLQGQWITSWNVMAAGSIIAAVVPLVVFLLFQRYFIEGLTVGSVKG
- a CDS encoding beta-galactosidase, encoding MNWFGAAYYPEHWPRERWKEDVKMMREMGLNVIRIGEFSWSVVERRRDEIDFSTLDEVIDLLDSEGIKVIMGTPTCAPPPWLTKKYPEILQKDVNGLVIASGSRRHYCFNSKIYREETARIVEAFADHFGKDPRIVAWQIDNEYGCHNSTVCYCEDCAASFRYWLKKKYGSIENLNRAWGTVFWSQIFNEWEEIDPPRRTLTSPNPSLVLDYRRFSSDSAIDYHNLQREIIETKSEAPITHNLMVNFTEIDYKKLSDSIDFVSWDNYIVADYDPDLQALNHDLMRCLKKQPFLVMEQQPGRVNWRAINSSHNADQLAFWVKQSFAHGAFGSLIFRFRQLPFGAEQFHTGLLDYDGEPTERAKVFSRVIQELSNWDAVVPQREAAIYYDYENFWINETDNLNNRFDLLLDAILPVYRAIRNLGYNVDFVFPGDSLEGYSVAFVPSSLKLERCFVEELKRFRGKVFFTALTDQKDGHNFIKKSEDSFLEELIGIRVGDAGGIEETVKISFADRVFSCSFVAERILPADDCEILGVYLDGPYPGHPALVRSVNKYYLSSVPHTEFLESLLVEAGIRRRLDGFGRITRTESHTILLNSSSHKTRLEVDGIAYSLKEFEVRKI